One segment of Chelonia mydas isolate rCheMyd1 chromosome 13, rCheMyd1.pri.v2, whole genome shotgun sequence DNA contains the following:
- the ZNF335 gene encoding zinc finger protein 335 isoform X13 → MEAEENEVESSSDAAPHLAQEEPSESGLGVETSEAMSADSSDAASVPILSEADDSGVGQSSDSSGVSLEEVSESSSSTDAIPRVYLPDSSSIAQSTLVSSVSTVSQSIMVSESPQVLVHSSVITDGATMVSDSTASTSSDLGCAIDKIIESTIGPDIIQSCIAVTSAEDSGAQTTQYLILQGPDDGAPMVSRMATSALANSLAIEAIADGPTSTCLDQPGPSEQSEILELPTQLDQAREADAGEEPDQPDLESLEEMMEVVVVQQFRCKMCQYKSICKKTLINHMKERHFQPVAAALALKKGRPRKGGPSPKPLEEDVPEEEEEDDIMDAGAIDDPEEDSDYNPAEDEPRGRQPKYSRTVPTSSEERPRRRPGRPRKFPRLEDMPKPEGGEEEPLVTSQSTLSSELQSSEAASSSVLENGASDRLVEPSISQSDSENKDPSSNTGPEEADTMPRRRGRPSRRFLGKKYRKYIGRRYYYKSPKPLMRPYLCRICGSRFLTHDDLRFHVNSHEANDPQLFKCLQCSYRSRRWSSLKEHMFNHVGSKPYKCGECDYTSVYKKDVIRHSTVHSRDRKKRADPPPKLNSFPCPVCSRVYPMQKRLTQHMKTHSTEKPHMCDKCGKSFKKRYTFKMHLLTHIQAIANRRFKCEFCDYVCEDKKILLNHQLSHMNDKPYKCSFCKYSTFREDFLVSHMAVKHTGGKPFACEYCHFTTKHKKNLRLHVQCRHADSFEEWAQRHPEEPPCRRRPFFTLQQIEELKQQHSQVQAPTEPAASPPVPPGPVTYHTVQPLPTAEPSVPSQDSLGGTTIIYEQDVEGSAELATQTALDLLLNMSSQRELATGSLQVAVVKSDGSGAAQAPKVPSQQEEGADLDPTGQQQKVVTLHVAEHGEALVQEAYEEATLGSAELQQITIPFGSTAEYSIITPVSEEIQAPQTLYSEEESPAETTRTVVVSDAMMAEALTEHSSHYILSASFPGSQLHHVEQLSGDPALSPGEGQEAQASGSKWPMLQCLARQLRKNSAFSPAPEGQEIPSAKVKWPALQGVAKKLSCKISTTKKLSCKISTTKKFSCKICTAMFTGRAEMESHKRAHVGPNTFKCPDCPFTAAVWLEVRSHMAQHASLRPHKCSHCSFASKNKKDLRRHMLTHTNEKPFACQICGQRFNRNGHLKFHMQRLHCSEGKRLGQPAAATQQTIILNSDEEALATLQTALQSGQAVLAPERLQQALGQEHIIVAQEQSITSPEEATYIQEITTADGQTVQHLVTADNQVQYIIAQDGVQHLLPHEYVVVPEGHHIQVQDGQITHIQYEQGSQFLQEPQIQYMPVSPEQQLVTQAQLEAVAHSAVTAVADAAMAQAQGMFTTEATAEQIQQLQQGIHYDVITLTD, encoded by the exons ATGGAGGCGGAGGAGAACGAAGTGGAGAGCAGCAGCGATGCAGCCCCTCATCTGGCACAGGAAGAACCTTCGGAGAGTGGGCTTGGTGTGGAGACCTCTGAGGCCATGTCCGCAGACAGCAGCGATGCTGCTTCAGTGCCCATCCTCTCAGAAGCAGATGACTCTGGCGTGGGGCAGAGCTCAGACAGCAGCGGGGTGTCTCTG GAGGAAGTGTCGGAGAGCAGCTCCAGCACAGATGCTATTCCTAGGGTCTACCTTCCAGACTCTTCATCTATCGCCCAGTCTACCCTGGTCTCCAGCGTCTCCACAGTGAGCCAGTCCATTATGGTATCGGAATCCCCACAGGTCCTGGTTCACTCCAGCGTCATCACCGATGGGGCCACAATGGTATCGGACTCCACTGCATCCACCTCCTCGGACCTGGGCTGTGCCATAGACAAAATCATTGAGTCCACAATTGGGCCTGACATCATCCAGA GCTGCATCGCAGTGACGAGCGCTGAGGATAGCGGTGCCCAGACTACCCAGTATCTCATTCTGCAGGGACCTGATGATG GTGCCCCCATGGTGTCCCGGATGGCCACTTCTGCTCTGGCCAACAGTTTGGCAATAGAAGCCATAGCCGATGGACCCACCTCCACGTGCCTAGACCAGCCTGGCCCTTCCGAGCAGTCTGAAATATTGGAGCTGCCCACACAGCTGGATCAGGCCAGAGAGGCagatgctggggaggagccagacCAGCCGGACCTGGAGAGCTTGGAGGAGAtgatggaggtggtggtggtacaACAGTTCAGGTGCAAGATGTGTCAGTACAAGAGCATCTGCAAGAAAACGCTCATCAACCACATGAAGGAGCGCCATTTCCAGCCAG tggctgctgctctggccttGAAGAAGGGGCGTCCGCGGAAGGGGGGACCCTCCCCAAAGCCTCTGGAGGAGGATGTGccggaggaggaagaggaggatgataTCATGGATGCTGGAGCCATTGATGACCCTGAAG AGGACAGTGACTATAACCCAGCCGAGGATGAGCCTCGTGGGCGGCAGCCCAAGTACAGCCGCACTGTCCCCACGTCAAGTGAGGAGAGGCCACGCCGGCGGCCGGGGAGACCCCGCAAGTTCCCTCGCCTAGAGGACATGCCAAAGCCTGAAG GTGGTGAGGAGGAGCCCTTAGTtacgtcccagagcactctgagCAGCGAGCTGCAGAGCTCCGAGGCAGCCAGCTCCTCCGTCCTGGAGAATGGGGCCAGCGACCGCCTCGTGGAGCCCAGCATCAGCCAGTCGGACTCGGAGAACAAGGATCCGTCCTCCAACACAGGCCCTGAGGAGGCTGACACCATGCCCAGGAGGCGAGGTCGGCCCTCCCGCCGCTTCCTGGGCAAGAAATACCGCAAGTACATCGGGCGCAG GTACTACTACAAGTCCCCCAAGCCTCTGATGAGGCCCTACCTGTGCCGAATCTGTGGCTCACGCTTCCTCACGCACGATGACCTGCGCTTTCACGTTAACTCTCACGAGGCCAATGACCCTCAGCTCTTCAAGTGCCTGCAGTGCAGCTACCGCTCCCGCCGCTGGTCCTCCCTCAAA GAACACATGTTTAACCACGTGGGCAGCAAGCCATACAAGTGTGGGGAGTGTGATTACACAAGTGTGTACAAGAAGGATGTTATCCGCCACTCGACTGTGCACAGCCGGGACCG gaAGAAGAGAGCCGACCCG cccccaaAGTTGAACTCATTCCCCTGCCCAGTGTGTAGCCGAGTCTACCCCATGCAGAAGAGACTGACCCAGCACATGAAGACTCACAGCACGGAGAAGCCACACATGTGTGACAAG TGTGGGAAGTCCTTCAAGAAGCGCTACACCTTTAAGATGCATCTGCTGACACACATCCAGGCCATTGCTAACCGCAG GTTTAAGTGCGAGTTCTGTGACTATGTCTGCGAGGATAAAAAGATCCTGCTGAACCACCAGCTGTCACACATGAACGACAAGCCGTACAAATGCAGCTTCTGCAAGTACTCCACCTTCCGTGAGGACTTCTTGGTGTCGCACATGGCCGTCAAGCACACGG ggggaaaGCCGTTTGCCTGCGAGTACTGTCACTTCACCACCAAGCACAAGAAGAACCTGCGCCTGCATGTGCAGTGCCGCCACGCTGACTCCTTTGAGGAGTGGGCCCAGCGGCACCCCGAGGAGCCCCCCTGCCGGCGCCGCCCCTTCTTCACCCTGCAGCAGATCGAGGAGCTGAAGCAGCAGCACAGTCAGGTGCAGGCTCCCACAGAGCCCGCGGCCAGCCCCCCG GTTCCGCCTGGCCCTGTGACCTACCACACCGTGCAGCCCCTCCCAACGGCGGAACCCTCCGTCCCTTCCCAGGACTCCCTGGGGGGAACCACCATCATTTATGAGCAAG ATGTGGAGGGATCGGCAGAGCTGGCCACGCAGACAGCCCTGGATCTCCTGCTGAACATGAGCAGCCAGCGGGAGCTGGCCACAGGCTCCCTGCAG GTGGCGGTGGTGAAGTCGGATGGCTCTGGAGCGGCGcaggcccccaaagtcccatcacagcaggaggagggggcagatctGGATCCCACCGGGCAGCAGCAGAAGGTGGTGACGCTCCATGTGGCTGAGCACGGAGAGGCCTTAGTGCAGGAGGCCTATGAAGAGGCGACCCTGGGGAGCGCCGAGCTGCAGCAGATCACCATCCCGTTCGGGAGCACCGCGGAGTACAGCATCATCACGCCCGTCAGCGAGGAGATCCAGGCCCCGCAGACACTCTACAG TGAGGAGGAGAGCCCAGCAGAGACCACCCGTACAGTCGTGGTGAGTGATGCCATGATGGCCGAAgcgctgacagagcacagcagtcACTACATCCTGTCAGCCAGTTTCCCAGGGAGCCAGCTCCATCACGTCGAG CAGCTCAGTGGGGACCCTGCCCTCTCACCAGGGGAAGGCCAGGAGGCCCAGGCCTCTGGCAGCAAGTGGCCCATGCTGCAGTGCCTGGCCAGGCAGCTCCGAAAGAACTCTGCCTTCTCCCCAGCACCGGAGGGGCAGGAGATCCCGTCTGCAAAGGTCAAATGGCCCGCGCTGCAGGGTGTGGCCAAGAAGCTGTCGTGCAAGATTTCCACAACCAAGAAGCTGTCGTGCAAGATTTCCACAACCAAGAAATTCTCGTGCAAGATTTGCACAGCCATGTTCACAGGGAGAGCAGAGATGGAGAGTCACAAGAGGGCACACGTAGGGCCCAACACCTTTAAGTGTCCTGACTGCCCGTTCACAGCAGCTGTGTGGCTGGAGGTCCGG agTCACATGGCACAGCACGCCAGCCTTCGACCCCACAAGTGCTCCCACTGCAGCTTTGCCTCCAAGAACAAGAAGGACCTGCGCAGACACATGCTGACGCACACCAATGAGAAGCCCTTCGCCTGCCAGATCTGTGGGCAGAG GTTTAACCGGAACGGGCATCTCAAATTCCACATGCAGCGTCTGCACTGCTCCGAGGGGAAGCGGCTGGggcagccagcagccgccacccAGCAGACCATCATACTGAACAGCGACGAGGAAGCATTGGCCACGCTGCAGA cgGCTTTGCAGTCTGGCCAGGCAGTGCTGGCTCCTGAACGGCTGCAGCAGGCTCTGGGGCAGGAGCACATCATCGTAGCACAGGAGCAGAGCATCACGAGCCCG GAGGAGGCCACGTACATCCAGGAGATCACAACGGCTGACGGGCAGACGGTGCAGCACTTGGTGACCGCCGATAACCAG GTCCAGTACATCATTGCCCAGGACGGCGTGCAGCACCTGCTCCCCCACGAGTACGTTGTTGTCCCAGAGGGACATCACATCCAG
- the ZNF335 gene encoding zinc finger protein 335 isoform X14, producing the protein MEAEENEVESSSDAAPHLAQEEPSESGLGVETSEAMSADSSDAASVPILSEADDSGVGQSSDSSGVSLEEVSESSSSTDAIPRVYLPDSSSIAQSTLVSSVSTVSQSIMVSESPQVLVHSSVITDGATMVSDSTASTSSDLGCAIDKIIESTIGPDIIQSCIAVTSAEDSGAQTTQYLILQGPDDGAPMVSRMATSALANSLAIEAIADGPTSTCLDQPGPSEQSEILELPTQLDQAREADAGEEPDQPDLESLEEMMEVVVVQQFRCKMCQYKSICKKTLINHMKERHFQPVAAALALKKGRPRKGGPSPKPLEEDVPEEEEEDDIMDAGAIDDPEEDSDYNPAEDEPRGRQPKYSRTVPTSSEERPRRRPGRPRKFPRLEDMPKPEGGEEEPLVTSQSTLSSELQSSEAASSSVLENGASDRLVEPSISQSDSENKDPSSNTGPEEADTMPRRRGRPSRRFLGKKYRKYIGRRYYYKSPKPLMRPYLCRICGSRFLTHDDLRFHVNSHEANDPQLFKCLQCSYRSRRWSSLKEHMFNHVGSKPYKCGECDYTSVYKKDVIRHSTVHSRDRKKRADPPPKLNSFPCPVCSRVYPMQKRLTQHMKTHSTEKPHMCDKCGKSFKKRYTFKMHLLTHIQAIANRRFKCEFCDYVCEDKKILLNHQLSHMNDKPYKCSFCKYSTFREDFLVSHMAVKHTGGKPFACEYCHFTTKHKKNLRLHVQCRHADSFEEWAQRHPEEPPCRRRPFFTLQQIEELKQQHSQVQAPTEPAASPPVPPGPVTYHTVQPLPTAEPSVPSQDSLGGTTIIYEQDVEGSAELATQTALDLLLNMSSQRELATGSLQVAVVKSDGSGAAQAPKVPSQQEEGADLDPTGQQQKVVTLHVAEHGEALVQEAYEEATLGSAELQQITIPFGSTAEYSIITPVSEEIQAPQTLYSEEESPAETTRTVVVSDAMMAEALTEHSSHYILSASFPGSQLHHVELSGDPALSPGEGQEAQASGSKWPMLQCLARQLRKNSAFSPAPEGQEIPSAKVKWPALQGVAKKLSCKISTTKKLSCKISTTKKFSCKICTAMFTGRAEMESHKRAHVGPNTFKCPDCPFTAAVWLEVRSHMAQHASLRPHKCSHCSFASKNKKDLRRHMLTHTNEKPFACQICGQRFNRNGHLKFHMQRLHCSEGKRLGQPAAATQQTIILNSDEEALATLQTALQSGQAVLAPERLQQALGQEHIIVAQEQSITSPEEATYIQEITTADGQTVQHLVTADNQVQYIIAQDGVQHLLPHEYVVVPEGHHIQVQDGQITHIQYEQGSQFLQEPQIQYMPVSPEQQLVTQAQLEAVAHSAVTAVADAAMAQAQGMFTTEATAEQIQQLQQGIHYDVITLTD; encoded by the exons ATGGAGGCGGAGGAGAACGAAGTGGAGAGCAGCAGCGATGCAGCCCCTCATCTGGCACAGGAAGAACCTTCGGAGAGTGGGCTTGGTGTGGAGACCTCTGAGGCCATGTCCGCAGACAGCAGCGATGCTGCTTCAGTGCCCATCCTCTCAGAAGCAGATGACTCTGGCGTGGGGCAGAGCTCAGACAGCAGCGGGGTGTCTCTG GAGGAAGTGTCGGAGAGCAGCTCCAGCACAGATGCTATTCCTAGGGTCTACCTTCCAGACTCTTCATCTATCGCCCAGTCTACCCTGGTCTCCAGCGTCTCCACAGTGAGCCAGTCCATTATGGTATCGGAATCCCCACAGGTCCTGGTTCACTCCAGCGTCATCACCGATGGGGCCACAATGGTATCGGACTCCACTGCATCCACCTCCTCGGACCTGGGCTGTGCCATAGACAAAATCATTGAGTCCACAATTGGGCCTGACATCATCCAGA GCTGCATCGCAGTGACGAGCGCTGAGGATAGCGGTGCCCAGACTACCCAGTATCTCATTCTGCAGGGACCTGATGATG GTGCCCCCATGGTGTCCCGGATGGCCACTTCTGCTCTGGCCAACAGTTTGGCAATAGAAGCCATAGCCGATGGACCCACCTCCACGTGCCTAGACCAGCCTGGCCCTTCCGAGCAGTCTGAAATATTGGAGCTGCCCACACAGCTGGATCAGGCCAGAGAGGCagatgctggggaggagccagacCAGCCGGACCTGGAGAGCTTGGAGGAGAtgatggaggtggtggtggtacaACAGTTCAGGTGCAAGATGTGTCAGTACAAGAGCATCTGCAAGAAAACGCTCATCAACCACATGAAGGAGCGCCATTTCCAGCCAG tggctgctgctctggccttGAAGAAGGGGCGTCCGCGGAAGGGGGGACCCTCCCCAAAGCCTCTGGAGGAGGATGTGccggaggaggaagaggaggatgataTCATGGATGCTGGAGCCATTGATGACCCTGAAG AGGACAGTGACTATAACCCAGCCGAGGATGAGCCTCGTGGGCGGCAGCCCAAGTACAGCCGCACTGTCCCCACGTCAAGTGAGGAGAGGCCACGCCGGCGGCCGGGGAGACCCCGCAAGTTCCCTCGCCTAGAGGACATGCCAAAGCCTGAAG GTGGTGAGGAGGAGCCCTTAGTtacgtcccagagcactctgagCAGCGAGCTGCAGAGCTCCGAGGCAGCCAGCTCCTCCGTCCTGGAGAATGGGGCCAGCGACCGCCTCGTGGAGCCCAGCATCAGCCAGTCGGACTCGGAGAACAAGGATCCGTCCTCCAACACAGGCCCTGAGGAGGCTGACACCATGCCCAGGAGGCGAGGTCGGCCCTCCCGCCGCTTCCTGGGCAAGAAATACCGCAAGTACATCGGGCGCAG GTACTACTACAAGTCCCCCAAGCCTCTGATGAGGCCCTACCTGTGCCGAATCTGTGGCTCACGCTTCCTCACGCACGATGACCTGCGCTTTCACGTTAACTCTCACGAGGCCAATGACCCTCAGCTCTTCAAGTGCCTGCAGTGCAGCTACCGCTCCCGCCGCTGGTCCTCCCTCAAA GAACACATGTTTAACCACGTGGGCAGCAAGCCATACAAGTGTGGGGAGTGTGATTACACAAGTGTGTACAAGAAGGATGTTATCCGCCACTCGACTGTGCACAGCCGGGACCG gaAGAAGAGAGCCGACCCG cccccaaAGTTGAACTCATTCCCCTGCCCAGTGTGTAGCCGAGTCTACCCCATGCAGAAGAGACTGACCCAGCACATGAAGACTCACAGCACGGAGAAGCCACACATGTGTGACAAG TGTGGGAAGTCCTTCAAGAAGCGCTACACCTTTAAGATGCATCTGCTGACACACATCCAGGCCATTGCTAACCGCAG GTTTAAGTGCGAGTTCTGTGACTATGTCTGCGAGGATAAAAAGATCCTGCTGAACCACCAGCTGTCACACATGAACGACAAGCCGTACAAATGCAGCTTCTGCAAGTACTCCACCTTCCGTGAGGACTTCTTGGTGTCGCACATGGCCGTCAAGCACACGG ggggaaaGCCGTTTGCCTGCGAGTACTGTCACTTCACCACCAAGCACAAGAAGAACCTGCGCCTGCATGTGCAGTGCCGCCACGCTGACTCCTTTGAGGAGTGGGCCCAGCGGCACCCCGAGGAGCCCCCCTGCCGGCGCCGCCCCTTCTTCACCCTGCAGCAGATCGAGGAGCTGAAGCAGCAGCACAGTCAGGTGCAGGCTCCCACAGAGCCCGCGGCCAGCCCCCCG GTTCCGCCTGGCCCTGTGACCTACCACACCGTGCAGCCCCTCCCAACGGCGGAACCCTCCGTCCCTTCCCAGGACTCCCTGGGGGGAACCACCATCATTTATGAGCAAG ATGTGGAGGGATCGGCAGAGCTGGCCACGCAGACAGCCCTGGATCTCCTGCTGAACATGAGCAGCCAGCGGGAGCTGGCCACAGGCTCCCTGCAG GTGGCGGTGGTGAAGTCGGATGGCTCTGGAGCGGCGcaggcccccaaagtcccatcacagcaggaggagggggcagatctGGATCCCACCGGGCAGCAGCAGAAGGTGGTGACGCTCCATGTGGCTGAGCACGGAGAGGCCTTAGTGCAGGAGGCCTATGAAGAGGCGACCCTGGGGAGCGCCGAGCTGCAGCAGATCACCATCCCGTTCGGGAGCACCGCGGAGTACAGCATCATCACGCCCGTCAGCGAGGAGATCCAGGCCCCGCAGACACTCTACAG TGAGGAGGAGAGCCCAGCAGAGACCACCCGTACAGTCGTGGTGAGTGATGCCATGATGGCCGAAgcgctgacagagcacagcagtcACTACATCCTGTCAGCCAGTTTCCCAGGGAGCCAGCTCCATCACGTCGAG CTCAGTGGGGACCCTGCCCTCTCACCAGGGGAAGGCCAGGAGGCCCAGGCCTCTGGCAGCAAGTGGCCCATGCTGCAGTGCCTGGCCAGGCAGCTCCGAAAGAACTCTGCCTTCTCCCCAGCACCGGAGGGGCAGGAGATCCCGTCTGCAAAGGTCAAATGGCCCGCGCTGCAGGGTGTGGCCAAGAAGCTGTCGTGCAAGATTTCCACAACCAAGAAGCTGTCGTGCAAGATTTCCACAACCAAGAAATTCTCGTGCAAGATTTGCACAGCCATGTTCACAGGGAGAGCAGAGATGGAGAGTCACAAGAGGGCACACGTAGGGCCCAACACCTTTAAGTGTCCTGACTGCCCGTTCACAGCAGCTGTGTGGCTGGAGGTCCGG agTCACATGGCACAGCACGCCAGCCTTCGACCCCACAAGTGCTCCCACTGCAGCTTTGCCTCCAAGAACAAGAAGGACCTGCGCAGACACATGCTGACGCACACCAATGAGAAGCCCTTCGCCTGCCAGATCTGTGGGCAGAG GTTTAACCGGAACGGGCATCTCAAATTCCACATGCAGCGTCTGCACTGCTCCGAGGGGAAGCGGCTGGggcagccagcagccgccacccAGCAGACCATCATACTGAACAGCGACGAGGAAGCATTGGCCACGCTGCAGA cgGCTTTGCAGTCTGGCCAGGCAGTGCTGGCTCCTGAACGGCTGCAGCAGGCTCTGGGGCAGGAGCACATCATCGTAGCACAGGAGCAGAGCATCACGAGCCCG GAGGAGGCCACGTACATCCAGGAGATCACAACGGCTGACGGGCAGACGGTGCAGCACTTGGTGACCGCCGATAACCAG GTCCAGTACATCATTGCCCAGGACGGCGTGCAGCACCTGCTCCCCCACGAGTACGTTGTTGTCCCAGAGGGACATCACATCCAG